The Mytilus galloprovincialis chromosome 3, xbMytGall1.hap1.1, whole genome shotgun sequence genomic interval atatctcaaaaacgatttatgataattgattaacactttacacacttcttagttttattaatctaaagatctgtatactttttggttttgattcaaaattttatttttgttaaaaaaaggtgtgttttcacatgtcacgctgtatctcagaaactatttatgattattgcataaaacgacgggcgtatcatgcgctcacgGCGCAgctatttattacatatatttgaCCGTtgggtttttccgtttgaattggttttacactagtaattttcagtggcggatccagaaattttcataagtggtggcccactgactgactgagagggggcccgctcccgttacgcttcagtgattccctatataagcaaccattttttcccaaaaggggggggggggcggacCCCTGCCCCcctcccctaaatccgcctctgattttttgggccctttatagcttgctgttcggtgtgagccaaggctccgtgttgaaagccgtaccttggcctataatggtttacttttataaattgttacttggatggagagttgtctcattagcagtcataccacatcttcctatatctattaatatCTATTGCCACATCTGTGTCATCGCTGATATCGTTCCctgaaatatcgtcatttgagcttcatggaccagcaataggttgtatttaggttggattggtcggtccgacatctctgcttgatcaggattcgtacagctccctctgcctctacatcaacccctaccatcacgcccacgtgttctagtagattttggtggcatgactgtattgtttccgagaaatctacgtattaatcagaaatagaaggaatggaactgtaaaGATGTGGAACACGATATTGACGTTATTGccgagaacgtagtaagatcgcggtatgaaagtagtataatcgtggtaagaacgtgccaaaatcgcagtagaagcgtggtaaagatcgtgttgcaatcggataacttgTGGTATGGTCGGAGTGAGAACGTGATGACGTAGACAGATCCtaataagcgtagtgaggtcgctgAATacgcgcggtgagaacgtggtataatcgtggtgggatcgttgtagaagcgtaatgaggacgtagtacttagcatcgtgaaagcaacgagaatttacattttcatgccgctcataccgataataccgcgacctcaccacgatctgaatttactttagatcgcggtgagcgtggtgcgatcgtggtctagtggcaCTGGGGCTTAATTAAAGACTGACTGATGGTCGAAACCCCATACATACCTACGATATCACACATACAAACACCTCAATTGCTACGcgaatatttaataaaaagttagaacaaaagaaaaaaaaaaacaatttataaatacaaacatattttttatttgaaaatttagaaaacATCTGAAATAGaatctatattaaataaaatatacatttcaacATAATCTAATTGCACTATAGGAATTATTTGTATactagaatataaaatataacatatcaaCATTAAAAACAATCAATAAGAATGTATGATACAAAAAAAGGTTAATAGGTGACGTTGCAATGCTTAATTGCTACTTTATAAAATGAAAAGATGTTGACACTTCACTGGTAGGAGTTGTGTCTCTTTGATCAAGAAATTGATCTTCCTCAGTTCTCCTGGATACCTTATCACAAACAACGCGATATGAGCAGATCAGTAATTTTGTCTTGTTTCTCGAGTcgtttaaaattgaaaacaattttttatcagctccTAAAACGGGAATCACGTTACTGTGAAACTATAACTACTGAAGGGGTATAATGTTTTAGGATAGGAAAATTTCTTTACGTATATATAGTCTAACTTTGAATTGAACATGTGGAACAATGAGGAAAACAAGATAAACCAGTGAGTGATAACGAAATACGTTTGTCAACTTAATTTAAAATGGTGCTAGTATGTAGTGATTAGATTATTTGCAACACTTGAGGCATGACCATTGAAAATTGGAATACATGTATGAAATGAAAGCTAAAATAGTTGAGAGGATATCACATTGTTGTCTACacaattgtaaaatttataaTCCTCATTTGTTTTTACACATGTATCTTTTACAATCAAATCACTGGTTTTCGTCCAGATACTGCTTTTTAAGGGACATCATTGTATCAGCATCTTCTCAAAttctacaaaaacaaaagaacaattatttaaaatgcaCGTAGGAGTTAGagaaataaattattataattgcTTAATGCTGTAAACTTTTTTGTGTGGCCATTAATTTGATGTTTGATATATAAGAATCAAGTCGGTAGCAGTAAATTTGTATAATATCTTTAAAGAAGATTAACTGTACACAGCAATCTTGGAATGGAAAATAGCAGTACACAACCTGTCAAAtactttgcttttaaaaaaaatctacaaattttgaGATAGATTGGCAATAAATGTGTTATAATGatagtttgaataaaaaataataagtaaTGTATTGCATTATACGAACTgttttttacaaataacaaatatttgtttttgttcgaATAAATGTTATAACTTACCCTTTTCAGGGGAGATAGCTCTAACAGTGAAAGATTTACAAAGGAACGTAAGAGAAAGTTTCAATTTGTACTTGTTGCAAGAAATCAGCTTCGGTGACACCactttttctgtatattttcatAAGTAGATTATTAAACGTGTCTTCtcatatttaatttcctttttaatacaaagatttatttttatgccccatttatggacattatgttttccgttttttcgtctgtctgtcccggttcaggttaaagtttttggttgaggtagtttttgatgtagTAAGTCCAATCactagtatacatgttccctatcatatgatctttctaattttaatgccgaattagagtttttaccctatTTTCATggcccactgaacatagaaaacgatagtgcggatggggcatccgtgtactagggacacattcttgttattcacATAAAAgtgtttttcatgaacaatctagcaaaaaaggacaattttacacGACTTGAAGCTTGAAATATAGCATACTattgactgttttttttaaataaaaatctacaTTTCGGTAAAGTATGAGAAAAGTCTATCACAGGAATTGTATACATATGAACACCTTTAAATGCTTAAaaggcaaaagaaaaaaaatcagagatTTAAGTTGTTTGTTAAGTAATTATACCTGAAAATTGTATTAGACCGTCATGATTCTCGTCATAATCTCGTAAAATCTCTTCAACATCTGTAGATGATAATCTAGGTCCTAACTGAGCTAAAACTTCAACAAGTTCTTCTCGGTTTAAATAACCATCTTTATTGCTATCAAATTTATCGAATAATTTCCTGCTTTCTGGATCTTCATCCtcattttgttttcgtttgaCAGTCATAACAACCATTTCCTCGAATGTGACCTTTCCGTCACCTTGAAAATTCAAAAGTatgatataaaaaacaagaaaagattcTGAAAACACCTTCCAGAAAATCACTTCATAACCTtttttaaatcagttaaaatagtTGCAAGAAAGAAGTAATTATTGCCCAAGACATTTGATATGTAATGAATATGTAACCTAATtcgatttttttaattctaaatctATAGTTAGTGCGGAggaattaatttgatatttaaagaaattaactgcCTGGTTCTAAATTTCTTGAATAAGTTATTTGTTACAGAaaggaaaaattgaaaattaatgaaaaaaaataaataattataaaattgttgtATCTGTGTGTAAGTGAAATTtcaatttgtttgtttctttgttaAAGATGAAAAAAGAGTTTGTTCCGTGTAAAAAAAATCGCAATACCACCAGACCAGATTCATGGTAAATATTAACTTAATAATCTGAATACAAGAATTAATGATTAAAATAGTCAACACTGCATGGGAGGAGGTTTTGTTAAAACAATATTGtacttatatttttcttttgtaacaGCACTTGCTTTTGTTCGGGGTTGAGTAGAATGCAATCTTGCAAATTATTTTTCCTTGTTCCCGTTTCCTACACAATATGTTTTATTATGGGGAATAAATGAACGAATGAGTCATTcatcaatttgttttaattttccaAGTAAATTGAGCATTCAAATTGTCGCGCAACCTACCATTTATATCGTATTCTTTTAACAAGTTTTGGACTTCCTCTTCTGTTGGAATGGTATTACCCATGCGTCTCAGAGCTTTGTCAAAGTCATCGGCGGTAATGTACCCTTTCTTGTCTCTGTCAAAGAACTTAAAAGCGTCTCTGTAATCTgaaggaaaaaaatatgaaaaaaaatatgtctgtttacaaacatatttggggccctttatagcttgctgttcggtgttagccaaagcttcttgttgaaggtcgtaccttgacctataatagtttactcttataaattgttaattggatggagtgttgtctaaATGGCACtcatatataccacatcttcctatatctatatattgtttaaaattgaaaatggaaatggggaatatgtcaaagagacaacaacccgaccatgcaTGGAActcacaacagcagaaggtcaccaacaggtcttcaatgcagcgagaaactcccgcacccggaggcgtccttcagctggcccctaaacaaatatatatactagttcagtgataatgaacgccaaactaaactccaaattgtacacaagaaactaaaataaaaattatacaagactaattTGTTTATTTCCTTCAAATACATATCTGTGAAGTTTCTTAGGTGTTTCGGGTTCGCCATTAAAGACTTTTAAATGATATTCACCATGCACTTATCTGGAATGACATAAGAAGCTCGGGGtttttcagtatatttttcaACCGTGAGCTCCCGGTCTTGTTACGTTAAGTTCGATGTAATATGACATGTACCGCCGATCTGATCAATTACACTAAAAGCTTAGACAATATTCACACTTGTATAGCGGCATTATGTTGTTTAACATAATTCTATATTTTCCTTGTTTTATGGCCATTGGCTTAGGATTAATTGTTATTCCATGTTTAAAACACATTAAGAAAATAAGATTACATgatcttttaaatacatttatattgtttaaatgatGTTATGGTTTTACTTAAGTAAGCGACTGGGTCTTATGCTTATGACAGTGTTATGATTGAAATTAATATGAATATAATCTGAGAAAAATGTGCATTGAtagaaatgtgttttttaatATGTCACAAAGAGCAAAGGGATTGCTAAAATAAACTATTACACAAGTCTTCGATTAGTTTACTGCTTAGTTGTCCCTGTTAGAAAACAAGTACATAAAGACAAACAAAGGTACTCTTTTTCTTATGTTTATTGTGTCGTTTTTTTGCTATCTCACTGACGCATACCCTGTCTCTACTTTCATGTACCAAAATATGGTGAAGTTGAGAAAGTCATACTACCGCTAACCATAATTCGTAATAAACAATAATCTTGTTAGAACCTTGAAGTACCAAATACCATGTAGATTTGGTACTATAAATGAAAATGgagattgaaaaaaatgttgaaaatgtcaATTGCGTGAAACATCATCAgacatgccaagaaattgccttcgtagaaattctgcaaacaccccataaagcaaattacatggatggttaatattgaccatttggtatatggccgtgttccaAGCGACACGTAAATGAAGGTcaaaaattaatttcttgaatgaaatcaaatttttagctactaatgactgccgtaggaggtcgatcGGAATTTTAAGCGAGGATTTgttggcatggagtaacagatagaaaactctaggttagaattcatagaacagaaaaggggcagtggcaaatatttcatgtatatttttttgaaCAACACCCTTTACCGACACAATTTACCGACACCCTTTGCCAAAAaccctttctttttcttatttgtgcctttggactttatgttatgaattgtagtttcactttccatattcggtatttattcaaatgtaagctccacgtggtaaaaatcacgtgatgcaggaatatagtatcttggaattttgctatttctttccatgccaagaaattgcctccgttgaaattctgcaaacaccccatagagcaaattacatgaatgattaatattgacaatttggtatatggccgtgttctaagcgacacgtataCATGAAgatcataaattaatttcttgaatgaaatcaaaatctttatagctctactaatgactgccgtaggaggtcgaccggaatttttagcgaggatttcttggcatggggaCTTACACTACCAGTCTCTGATAATAATAGTTACATGTACTCACATTCTATTTCGACTTGCGTTAACGAATTCATTGTTTTTGAAAATCTGACGTACTTATTTAAACTGCCTGCCTGAAATGATAATAAAATACTGCTttgaaatgttttagaaatttaacTATTACAACTTAGAAGATACTGTTAATGATGAGTTGCAAACAAAAATTGTCAAGCAAAAAATACTAATAACACGATTTTTGAGTAATTTGTCATTTTCATTGGCGCACCTTTTTCGATGTAAACCTACAAAAGTATCAATCAAAGATTTGAATTTTTCAGcgaaaaattaaaactgaaattacataaacaaatattttctttgtaTACCCCTCTTTGACTGAAGAACCGGCAAAGACATACATATAAGGGGTTCTAAAGGAACTCTTGCAAAATATTTAACatcaaaatttctcaaaatatattttttttaccttaaatgaAGATAAATCCTTTTCTATAACTGTAATATcaactgtttatatatatataataaacatagTCTACGCAACATGGTCGAATACTGAATATCAAAAATGACTACCCCGTTCTAGAATTTGATTAACACGGATAACGGttcttttgtggtaataaaagTCATGGGCAATCACTTGCTTTTAATCCGATAATTTACCTATCATATCACCTGTGTACAATTCTTATTAAAGAAACCGTTATGAATCAAAACACCTTTAAGTCAAATTCGTTTTTAATATGGAGAATATGTCAGAAAGACTATTAGATTGTGTCGTATGACGTCTTATACTTCGTTATAACTGATAACTCAATTTATTTTGTAGGGCAATTGACCAACAAACTACTTCGAAagtaaaatgcgattttaattttcatttaggTAAGTATAtgcaattgattttgaaaaaaaaaacagatctaTGTTCGCATCAATAAAACGTATATAAGAGTTCAACCTTCCTTTCTTacatcatatattttatttccctTAAAATTGGATTCTTCGTTTTGTGCATCTGTCTGTATGACAAAAGTGCCacttaataatttaaatttttacaccTTTTCCATAAGTCCCGTATAAACATTTAGAGATTTGCAGACCAAAATACGACATTACCACTATATTGTACGTAaataaaaggttaaaaattaaaaaaaatcacatgtatatttttatttataacatttgtGCGAATAAAAACACATACCGAATTAAAACTCGGGACTAAACTattttaaataacataaacataaacttttgaaacaataaaaacGAATAGAATCTCAATATGACGTCAATATGTATTGACGACATTACAGCATAAATATCAATGATGGATAGGTAAATGCTTTACCcgtccggagcacttgagatcactccaagtgtttttgtttttgttttttttttttggtttcgtgttgctaaagtctttagttttctatgttttgttttgtgtcttgtttgtctgtttgtcttttccttttttagctatggcgttgtaagtttattttcacCTAAGAGTTTGAATGTGccactggtatctttcacctctacTCAACGACTTGCGGCTATGGATTATAAGATGGATGTAATTTTAAACGTCCAAATTAAAGatatattcaggacgagaacacgAATATACAAGACCTGCTTTAGACTAGACTAGATTGTTCAAGACTAATGTTTACACAATATTTTAACCtctatataaaggattttttttcactCAAGTaacaattgtttatttatttttttatgttattcagCCAACATCTTACTAGTACAAACAAAAACCTCTGCAagcttttatatttctttgttttttactGTTTCGTTTGTGTGCTTTTTCTTGTAGTGACCACTGATACCAGACAGTAGCTGTAGTGTGCAATATATgcttacagccgattgcattgagtgtgtaggcaaaggtaatatctttggttagcttgcttgctagctgaaccgtgaagtcgttattaggttaggtaaattACCCTCCTTTAAgtgtagactagtccgacagataaccaatctatctgcctgttggactaggctacttcgaaaggagggaaGTAAACCTGaccttataatgacttcacggttcagttaACAAGGAAGCTAACTAAAGATATTACATTTGcatacacactcaatgcaatcggctgtaaacgCTCGTATACCACTCTTTTCTTCACTGCTGAAATACCGTTCATGAAAACCATTTTGTTCAAGTTCTTTTACATGAAATACTCATGTTCGGATGATATCatttaaaatgaacatttatacgaaattaataaaagtataatCAAAACAGTCAATCCCGTCACTAACAAGGTAATACTGTTCATAAAACAGTTTCATAACGAGAAACAGAGTATCAAACGaagaaataaaaagtaattacAACAGAAATGGGAAATCAATGTGCATTTGTATGATACCTTTTGATGACTAGTGgagttcaaaatgtttctgtaaaCACCGAAGACAGCATCTTGTAATTCATCATATTATACCATTTGTAGttgaaaaaatacatttactACAGTTGAACATAGACAGAAGCAAATCAATTAACTGGCATTCTGCTGTTCTAATTGTGGATATTTGCACTTAAACTATGTAATTCAAAACTACaattacataataaaaaattAGAGACAGCAAGCAATCGATTAAAAAGGATAAAGTGAGAGATGCTAGTCCAGTAAAATGAAAAAGTACATGAATATTCTCTTTCATTGAGCGTTTTAACTGGTTGTTAAATATTAATTAGGAGAATGGTTAACTGGTTTTTCTCACAAAAAATAGTAAGTTtcatttgtccttttttttttttgttatgtccCACCATCTTTTATTAATGGTGTTTAATCCCACGTCCTTTAGTACTTTCTTGCTTCTTTAACTCAATAATTAAGTAATTCTGTTTCCATTGCTAGgccgataaaattgagaatggccgaccatagaacagacaacgtacaacagaaggtcaccaataggtcttcaatgcaacgagaaacccCCACACCCAGAGGCGTCCCTAGCTGCCCCTAAACAACTATTTATACTAATTCCTTGATAATGGAcgttatactaaactccgaattatacactagaaactaaaattaataagcatacaagactaacaaaggccagagtctctggacttgggacaggcgcaatagtccggcggctacaagcatatttcagacgaattgtgcacatcctgctacaagcatgaaatttggcatagatcttcctcaactattactctttcatttcagataggaaggcatttgaaaaaaatggctcacttccggtaaaatccaaaatggcggacatcatacttaaatcagccctatATCGAAGTCTATTAAGTgtaaaggtgttattatcatgctactaacatACTATTGGGTATcaacctttgttttgtactacttttgaatatatgttatagataagatgtcttcaaaaaccctacttccggtaaaatccaacatggcggatatagtactACAATAAGCTTTGTTTTAGGAAGGGTCATTGGAATGTGTTTTAATGCATTGCTATTATCATTACACTgggcaggaacctttcttttgtgcctctcatggatacaatgtataagacatatctctttaaaaaccttacttccggtaaATTTTAGAATGGCGgtcatagaaatatcaattttctattttaatattcaacttttttcaaaatgtaaagaaaatgttttttgttggttttttttgcttgtcattaaacTATTAGCTtctagttatcctcaaaaccactaaatTGTTTctaatgtaaatttttaaatcacacttccggtattaaaaaaaaaccaatatggtggaaatttcaaaaatgagtcctcaatacatatctttgatttagagttttagatagattggttaaaacaaaataaatttattgaagtactcaaacatttttcaaattattactatttggctgaaaatacatgtttattcacagtcaccacaTGTAAACAAAACTGTGCACgagagacccgattttccacattaacaacgaccgcgacatcctctgtatctgtatctgtatgaatGCGTTGTCAATACCAATTCTGACTTTAATATAACGGTTTGAGAGAGTGCCGCCGATTTATTGACGAGCAGTAAGAGCAGATTTGACGCTCTATATGCTTGATGTGCGCACTACAGTGTCGTCTTGCTGATTCGACGCGATCACTGTCTTTacaaagaatgagtttgagtattgtggtgttttgcttagtggaatgtcaaaacacttagaatgattttttacttgcttttccacaatatttgttgcgtggtattcttcgAACTTCTTTGCAGTTATGTTTCTCTTAGGACGTGCTTTTTGAAGAAAATTCGTTTGGTTCAATAGCGGGAATCAGCCCctaaaccactttgtacataaatatcaacttctagcttgttcgtcttgcaatTGTCTGGAGGTCTTGCTGTTCCTTTTTGGCAAGCATATTGGAGACACACCcgtcctctcttgacttgtaacctatggtgataaatcttgccgcttgacgttgtatcctttctagcttatttatgtttgttaccATGTTGGGGTCCCATACTATGGCTCCACATTCCATCGTTGATGAACGAGCGAGATGTAAGCTGTTTTTTTGCAATCTTGTGGGCAGTATTTCAAGTTTTTTCTTTGAGAGCCTAGTGTTGAATTTACTTTCTTTGCCACGTTTAATATGTGGGTGGTCTATTTGAGGTTTTCCGAAATTTGTAGGCATAGGTATGGGTTATGCTTGACTAGTATGTGTCCATTTAAACTATAGATTTTatggcttttgtttctgatgcttaGGATGTAGCATGTTTTGACATTAAACCGCATTCCAAAGTACAtacacaatgtacaagcttctgacaaaatgatgaggccttagaAAGAGTTATTTAAAAGTTATCCTCTCTgtcccttcgccattcataagcgcTTGAACTGGGTATCATAAGAGTCAATTCCACGCTCGTCCCCCTAAacacctgccttagtatattgcacgttttaccctcaattagtcttcccttttgcgcaaatagttattttcttgattcgttaaccatgttttccccatctgataagtttgtgtgcTTTTACAGTTAAGCCACGGTGAATTatgctgatcaatcatcattctttatgtcaaagtcacatcttcaaatgccatcaatgtctcccacgcagtcttattttccttttcaagcaatcagagaaccgtatcacaactgGTAAATACATGGAGcacaataagtgtgtgtaatCACTCATTGCTAGGtgcatttgtaaatatatttatccaaagctttttgccctcccaaacacaatccatagttcgtctacccctgtcacggaatagcgaaacaataacgactattcgaatcatgactcgtgcaaGTTCGTGGTTCATTGCATCaaacacatgcaccatgattatattgtcagcctcttaatgtgaacatggtgataaacttgaaatacatctcgaggtagataagatagaatatcctgagcatttgttataagaagcaagagctacatttaggggaaagggaatacactGACGAATCAAGACTCAAAACAAAAttacgacaataagaaagaacttttaagttttcattcgcaaCAGCTTGCTCGATAGATTTTGAGGgaaaggtagttgtagcaacaattaCTCAGGATGTTGTGTGCTATCCATCACATGGTGATGTTTCAAGCTTAGCATCATGTTCACGTAAAGaggctgacacttgaatcaagatgcatgtgtctgctgcagtgaaacacagacttaactgagtcatgactcgaacatTCGATACTAATGTTGCTGTCATTGCGGTTTCGCTTTTCAGTGACCTaggggcagacaaactttggcttgcatttggaagtgggaaaagcttcagatatatatctatccatgacctttcaaatacactaggcattgagaTATTACAcgttgctggaaaaggaactgcgttggtgacatggatggtgtttaaagatgtgactctatcatttagaatgatgattgatcagccaacatcaccagatatggatttgacaatgtcattgatagaacgatacgtggttttgttgtacgatcgaacaaacttatcagatggggttaacaaagcaagaaaaaatgtgtttttggaagaggaaatacttattgaggctattcccacgactcggtctagtctttttcagcaagtaaaacgtgcaatataccatggcggatgtgaatgagtaacaagcttggtatTGGTTCCTTTTCTAACTAGTCCATcccttatgaatggcgaaggggaAAATATTAGCCATGGCACCCTTTTCAACAACTCTTTTGTGAGGCCTCTtaatcttatcaggagcttgtacattatagatgtaggaaacaataccacgatctttgtaaatttgaaaaataagctCTCCTATTGTGAGTAAACATGTATATGCGGCCATAAATAAGTCATTCTAAAAATGTTTAAcaactttagtgattttattttgttttaatcaatctatccaaaactctacatcgaataTATGGATTGAGGATTCATCTTTGTAATTTTCGCCATATtgattttttaccggaagtgtt includes:
- the LOC143068618 gene encoding calmodulin-like is translated as MNSLTQVEIEYYRDAFKFFDRDKKGYITADDFDKALRRMGNTIPTEEEVQNLLKEYDINGDGKVTFEEMVVMTVKRKQNEDEDPESRKLFDKFDSNKDGYLNREELVEVLAQLGPRLSSTDVEEILRDYDENHDGLIQFSEFEKMLIQ